A single Pieris rapae chromosome 2, ilPieRapa1.1, whole genome shotgun sequence DNA region contains:
- the LOC110995208 gene encoding uncharacterized protein LOC110995208, whose protein sequence is MHGLHLIKFLDREPGSSQVVQQKPQTVRQHCNQTEKLVSQIFKPQVQAENESSKPTKKPSVQQYISQIFGRPNSDIPRSKISKRFNSFLFHKKKLSNDSLCADRRAIHIKNNKVKSKTKRKKKLPRGGSVTDKIEVLFKSKNWKSKRRRPLTLNSKDISKYAIHYNSKSSQDINYDKKNGKNNFCCRLHIPQVKRRRRSTTIPTASSDNARYHNFYSDHNIQHTKPNLNSTCQHHAHQLDGTYNVIDFPNAARFNPNDSSKLKQVPRLFHTQQIVVPTTSFENSKGGGDNAASLPVQGAMPTLLPKSRSKCRSKVLSKDKNFSRSSNVPTCPIFITKSVKFTLIALSVIIWFPCILMMSLLWIVSYPMRPHEIIKTVRDIESCKTEKCQNDDQEFWKSIYTCVAGAVKKLLGFYEAMFSLIKDRNVNRNRKRFGISQSSLLRRNENKQYPNPQKKYKLYYDKDRGWVMKPIKVRKDKNLEKAITHGDALSEADKLNKNRPTLDLMKCGNDVSNDKCPSKDSKVTKNEQELESQDLYAQSRQQSDLKEHQIQGISRNQPKENKVSDFVCDQKKKNVPQDVNCVCESVQTECKPLKSKNVPVYSSLQKTPKFVTFNDKIPPHSDSQCICTADWRPCQLRNCSSLKSTCVHNKRNVKMNEKKAPSLPAIHRRCLCNCKLHKPIECLNRKYSVPNKLNTKKRSRLRQSKARKKVIQQKTRPNRKNKFSQFCQKFRKKAAVIIREADGKVWNCDNCEDIFVQTLRKRPCAWIHRRWPKFYPYFLVFCKFYENLAYAMLYVCTACIWFTKEPTPL, encoded by the exons atgCATGGGCTACATCTGATAAAGTTTCTTGATAGAGAGCCCGGGAGTTCACAAGTAGTACAACAGAAACCACAAACAGTTCGACAACATTGTAACCAAACGGAAAAATTAgtttcacaaatatttaaacctcAAGTCCAAGCAGAAAATGAAAGCAGTAAGCCAACAAAAAAGCCATCTGTGCAACAATATATAAGTCAAATATTTGGACGACCCAATTctg ATATTCCTAGAAGTAAAATCTCAAAACGATTTAATAGctttttgtttcataaaaaaaaattgtcgaaTGATTCGCTTTGTGCAGATAGAAGagctatacatataaaaaacaataaagtaaagagtaaaacgaaacgaaaaaaaaaattaccacgTGGCGGATCTGTAACTGATAAAATAGAAGTTcttttcaaatcaaaaaattGGAAATCAAAAAGAAGACGCCCTTTGACATTAAATTCTaaagatatttcaaaatatgcaATTCATTACAACTCTAAATCATCTCAGGACATAAATTATGATAAGAAAAATGGAAAAAACAATTTCTGCTGTCGCCTACACATTCCGCAAGTAAAACGTCGTCGCAGAAGTACAACAATCCCAACAGCTTCAAGTGATAATGCACGTTACCATAATTTCTACTCAGACCATAACATACAACATACTAAGCCGAATCTTAATTCTACATGCCAGCATCACGCCCATCAATTAGACGGAACGTACAACGTTATAGATTTTCCAAATGCCGCTCGTTTCAATCCCAATGATTcttctaaattaaaacaagtaCCTCGCCTGTTTCACACCCAGCAAATAGTAGTGCCCACTACTTCTTTTGAAAATTCTAAAGGAGGCGGAGATAATGCAGCTTCGTTACCGGTTCAAGGAGCTATGCCTACTCTTCTGCCTAAAAGTCGGTCGAAATGTCGTTCTAAAGTATTGTCGAAGGATAAGAATTTTTCTAGATCGTCTAATGTTCCTACCTGTCCTATTTTCATAACCAAAAGCGTAAAATTTACCCTTATTGCACTCTCTGTTATTATATGGTTTCCATGCATACTGATGATGTCGCTTCTCTGGATAGTATCATATCCCATGAGACCCCACGAAATAATCAAAACTGTAAGAGATATTGAAAGCTGTAAAACAGAGAAATGCCAAAATGACGATCAAGAGTTTTGGAAGTCCATTTATACTTGTGTTGCTGGTGCTGTTAAAAAGCTATTAGGTTTCTATGAAGCTATGTTCTCTTTGATTAAAGATAGAAATGTTAACAGAAACCGTAAACGGTTCGGGATTTCACAATCTTCCTTATTGCGTCggaatgaaaataaacaatatccaaaccCTCAAAAAAAGTACAAACTGTATTATGATAAGGATAGGGGTTGGGTAATGAAGCCAATCAAAGTCAGGAAAGATAAAAATTTGGAAAAAGCTATAACCCATGGAGACGCATTATCTGAAGcggataaattaaataagaataggCCTACACTTGATTTAATGAAATGTGGAAATGATGTTTCCAATGATAAATGCCCATCCAAAGATTCTAAAGTAACTAAAAACGAACAAGAATTAGAAAGTCAAGATCTTTACGCACAAAGCAGACAACAATCAGATTTGAAGGAGCatcaaattcaaggtatttcTCGAAATCAACCAAAAGAAAACAAAGTTAGCGATTTCGTATGCGaccaaaaaaagaaaaacgtaCCCCAAGATGTAAATTGTGTGTGTGAATCTGTGCAAACTGAATGTAAACCACTGAAATCGAAAAATGTCCCAGTTTATTCCAGCTTGCAGAAAACACCTAAATTCGTAACATTTAACGATAAAATACCACCACATTCGGATTCACAATGTATCTGTACTGCGGATTGGAGGCCCTGTCAGCTTCGGAATTGCAGTTCGCTCAAAAGTACTTGTGTTCATAATAAGCGAAATGTAAAGATGAACGAGAAGAAGGCACCATCTTTGCCTGCTATTCATCGAAGATGTTTGTGTAATTGTAAGCTTCATAAGCCGATAGAATGCCTCAACCGTAAATATTCTgtaccaaataaattaaatactaaaaaacgAAGCCGATTACGACAAAGTAAAGCTagaaaaaaagttatacaGCAAAAAACTAGACCCAAtcgcaaaaataaattttcacagTTCTGCCAAAAATTCCGAAAAAAGGCAGCGGTCATTATTCGAGAGGCCGACGGCAAAGTGTGGAACTGTGATAATTGTGAAGATATTTTTGTCCAAACTTTACGGAAAAGACCCTGTGCTTGGATTCACCGTCGGTGGCCGAAATTTTAtccttattttttagtattctgtaaattttatgaaaatttagcATATGCTATGTTATATGTTTGTACGGCGTGTATTTG gtTTACGAAAGAACCCACGCCTCTATAG